In Bartonella machadoae, a single genomic region encodes these proteins:
- a CDS encoding DUF4815 domain-containing protein, protein MKHESGLPFAIDRSCGKDEQQSVVFYGQRPFIQSGELNEMQTIIRGRHNRLGRLVAKEGDRVERADAFVNKNAKTVTLTEGKIYIAGDIFPVSEAVLNAVSMVGRLEIGVKLQKTWITHEDDPELLGQVPGTLAQGEPGAARETAKLVWALKEDGQQGTFFPVYILQDGILIDQKSPSLLEPAMQAIATYDRAHGHYIVSGCRVTALGPNNGCQVFSIQEGEANINGFKRKRLAALRHEEREEFSTSVVPSETHVFAPQKGKTSFTFKSYYAPIADIHSLLLTKEKTVTVTRGAVVAGRDGVPDKSITSFLKVTQGNKEFKEGTDFKKTGDTIDWAPVGDEPRPGSSYTVTYRYRAQVTADKVTAQEITVSGGAHGGDIIVSYTYKLPRIDRIGLNTGGSVVYIKGISADQPMAPSVPEDVLSLATITNSWLDTPLVVNDGTRVAPYDEMWRYFQRVLSLDRLMQLERIKSNVDSKEPVAKKGMFADPFLDDSYRDEGFTQTGAVGNGILQLAIDPTFYTAPLKAPVTLDWTNEVIIAQELTTACEKINPYQNFAPLPGTVTLTPATDFWHEQRTDWLSSVTNQLNMGWNRGRTIRNTEVRDDLINTHQEQIDFLRQITLGFKIEGFGKGEILDTLTFDGVNVLPANRLAANSTGILEGSFKIPENIPSGTKNVVARGKGGTLATGLFTGQGVIDVKVMRHTTTVKIWTQVDPQAQVFTPEETRQITGIDFHLCKIGNPNHDLVIDLVTTENGYPTANIQAQSFYSMKGAKTGWAQARYAVPLLVPNDRLTAFVIKTDDSDHSLSLAKLGDFDEEQQRFVSSHPYVTGPRFSSVNAQTWSAHQDEALAFRVLAARYRQTTKTIDLGTFDLVDCSDLQIRSAVELPSSDCSVIFEIERNNGTIYQLLPFQLLSLTEYISETVRLRAILKGTEKLSPVLFAPIQLIAGKIHNTATYVTRAFAFGEKARLTSYIKTFLPGGSTFTLEMQLDDGAFTPLTLEETEQLTEPLWTERKFVSHDQTAKQARLKLTLTGGPCARSMLRDFGAGIL, encoded by the coding sequence ATGAAGCATGAAAGTGGTTTACCCTTTGCAATTGACAGATCTTGCGGCAAAGACGAACAACAAAGCGTTGTCTTTTATGGGCAACGTCCCTTTATCCAAAGTGGTGAACTCAATGAGATGCAAACCATCATCAGGGGGCGCCATAACCGTTTGGGGCGTTTGGTTGCCAAAGAGGGAGACCGTGTTGAACGGGCCGATGCCTTTGTCAATAAAAACGCGAAGACCGTTACTTTAACAGAAGGCAAGATCTATATCGCAGGCGATATCTTTCCGGTCTCAGAAGCGGTTCTGAATGCCGTTTCTATGGTTGGCCGTCTTGAAATCGGTGTAAAGTTGCAAAAAACATGGATTACCCATGAGGATGATCCAGAGCTGTTGGGGCAAGTTCCCGGCACCTTGGCACAAGGAGAGCCCGGTGCGGCACGCGAAACAGCAAAGCTTGTTTGGGCCTTAAAAGAGGATGGGCAGCAAGGCACGTTCTTTCCTGTTTATATCTTACAAGATGGCATTTTGATTGATCAAAAGTCCCCCTCATTGCTTGAACCCGCCATGCAAGCCATTGCGACTTATGACCGTGCCCATGGTCATTATATCGTGAGTGGATGCCGGGTGACGGCTCTTGGACCAAACAATGGTTGCCAAGTGTTTAGCATTCAAGAAGGGGAAGCCAATATCAATGGCTTTAAGCGCAAGCGCCTTGCTGCTTTGCGCCATGAAGAGAGAGAAGAGTTTTCGACAAGCGTTGTGCCTAGTGAAACCCATGTTTTTGCCCCTCAAAAAGGCAAAACAAGCTTTACCTTTAAAAGCTATTATGCCCCCATTGCCGATATCCACTCTCTTTTGTTGACAAAAGAAAAAACCGTGACGGTCACCCGCGGTGCGGTCGTTGCTGGGCGTGATGGTGTTCCCGATAAAAGCATCACCTCTTTTCTCAAAGTCACACAAGGCAACAAGGAATTCAAAGAAGGAACAGATTTTAAGAAGACCGGTGATACTATTGACTGGGCACCGGTGGGAGATGAACCGCGTCCTGGCAGCAGTTACACGGTAACCTATCGCTATCGTGCACAAGTGACCGCCGATAAGGTCACGGCACAGGAAATCACGGTCTCAGGGGGTGCGCACGGGGGGGATATCATTGTCAGTTACACCTACAAATTGCCCCGTATTGACCGTATCGGGCTTAATACAGGCGGCAGTGTGGTTTATATCAAGGGGATTTCGGCAGATCAACCGATGGCACCCAGTGTCCCTGAGGATGTCCTCTCCCTTGCCACCATCACCAACAGTTGGCTGGATACGCCGCTTGTGGTCAATGATGGCACGCGTGTTGCCCCCTATGATGAGATGTGGCGTTATTTTCAACGGGTGCTTTCCCTTGACCGCTTGATGCAATTAGAGCGCATTAAAAGCAATGTTGACTCTAAAGAGCCCGTTGCCAAAAAAGGCATGTTTGCTGACCCGTTTCTTGATGACAGTTATCGTGATGAAGGGTTCACGCAAACAGGAGCTGTCGGCAATGGCATTTTACAGCTGGCTATTGATCCAACCTTTTATACCGCCCCCTTAAAGGCTCCTGTCACCCTTGACTGGACCAATGAAGTGATCATTGCCCAAGAATTGACAACAGCTTGCGAAAAAATCAACCCCTATCAAAACTTTGCTCCCCTACCTGGTACAGTAACCCTCACACCCGCAACAGACTTTTGGCACGAGCAGCGTACCGATTGGCTCTCAAGTGTCACCAATCAACTGAACATGGGATGGAACCGTGGGAGAACTATCCGTAACACAGAAGTGCGTGATGATCTCATCAATACGCATCAAGAACAAATCGATTTCTTAAGACAAATTACCCTTGGCTTTAAAATTGAAGGTTTTGGCAAGGGGGAAATTTTAGACACTCTCACCTTTGATGGTGTGAATGTTTTGCCAGCAAACCGCCTTGCTGCCAATAGCACTGGCATTTTGGAAGGCAGTTTCAAGATCCCTGAAAATATTCCTTCTGGTACAAAAAATGTTGTAGCACGAGGCAAAGGGGGAACCCTTGCAACCGGTCTCTTTACCGGGCAAGGTGTTATTGATGTGAAAGTGATGCGGCACACCACAACAGTCAAGATCTGGACGCAAGTGGACCCGCAAGCGCAAGTCTTTACACCAGAAGAAACACGGCAAATCACCGGTATTGACTTTCATCTTTGCAAAATTGGCAATCCCAATCATGATCTGGTGATTGATTTGGTCACAACCGAAAACGGCTATCCCACCGCCAATATCCAAGCACAAAGTTTTTATTCCATGAAGGGGGCAAAAACCGGATGGGCACAGGCACGCTATGCTGTCCCACTCCTCGTGCCCAATGACCGCTTAACGGCTTTTGTCATTAAAACCGATGATAGTGATCATTCTCTCTCTTTGGCAAAGCTTGGCGATTTTGATGAAGAACAGCAAAGATTTGTCTCAAGCCACCCTTATGTGACCGGTCCTCGTTTTTCCTCTGTCAATGCGCAAACATGGAGTGCCCATCAAGATGAGGCTTTGGCTTTTCGTGTCTTGGCAGCTCGCTACAGACAAACAACAAAAACCATAGATCTTGGCACATTTGATCTTGTTGACTGTTCTGATTTACAAATCCGTAGCGCGGTTGAATTGCCTTCTAGTGATTGTTCGGTGATCTTTGAAATTGAAAGAAACAACGGCACAATTTATCAACTCTTACCCTTTCAATTGCTCAGTCTTACCGAATATATCAGTGAAACAGTTCGATTACGTGCTATTCTTAAAGGCACGGAGAAACTCTCACCGGTTCTGTTTGCTCCCATTCAGTTGATTGCCGGCAAGATCCATAACACAGCAACCTATGTCACCCGTGCTTTTGCCTTTGGTGAGAAGGCAAGATTGACCAGCTATATCAAGACCTTTTTACCAGGCGGCTCCACATTCACCCTCGAGATGCAACTGGATGATGGTGCTTTTACCCCCCTCACCTTAGAGGAAACAGAACAGCTTACGGAACCCCTTTGGACAGAGCGAAAATTTGTCAGTCACGACCAAACAGCAAAGCAAGCGCGCTTGAAACTCACGCTAACCGGTGGACCTTGCGCACGGTCAATGCTGCGTGATTTTGGTGCTGGCATCTTGTGA
- a CDS encoding phage tail protein codes for MISSLLPQNSSFFERCLAEAMAFDPQVKNTLEEIPRAKFITRPPSWLPYLIDEYGLQELSPYFSNPYDLIDQGLQWQRLRGSLAAIDRGLSWLQITARFTPAWSGRAWWNSFQLYFDQLPEQSALEAIEAITELSKSLRSDFRRGVNGYDVQTLEGNMSRLDACLLEYESGVRLTAGNTLFSFGRITEITHRLTKEEGLLIGNWMDDGDGELSFDQIDYPWDMANFPWCSVKKHQRDMLMAEWFYNRTLYLVLRDSEDDVIGYRRCNIVQPVEQNLAGVYHHLGDCYQPSSRGTALLIAARTDFQNVDGKQAASFAVLVHATPKQHIPLGRLWCECNELIGGVEIIKTPVTIPLRGDVREQFKILLRF; via the coding sequence ATGATTTCCTCACTTTTACCGCAAAATTCAAGCTTTTTTGAACGCTGTTTAGCCGAAGCAATGGCATTTGATCCGCAGGTCAAAAATACTCTCGAAGAAATCCCCCGCGCGAAATTTATCACCCGTCCCCCTTCGTGGTTGCCTTACTTGATCGACGAATATGGTTTACAAGAATTAAGCCCATATTTTTCTAATCCTTATGATCTGATTGACCAAGGGCTCCAATGGCAGCGTTTGCGTGGTTCTTTAGCGGCTATTGATAGAGGGCTTTCATGGCTTCAGATTACAGCACGCTTTACACCAGCATGGTCAGGGCGTGCGTGGTGGAATTCCTTTCAACTTTACTTTGATCAATTGCCTGAACAAAGTGCTCTTGAAGCCATTGAAGCCATCACAGAGCTTTCCAAAAGTTTGCGCTCTGATTTTCGCCGCGGTGTCAATGGTTATGACGTGCAAACACTGGAAGGTAATATGTCACGCCTTGATGCGTGCCTGTTGGAATATGAAAGTGGTGTGCGCTTAACAGCGGGGAACACACTGTTTTCCTTTGGGCGCATAACAGAAATTACGCACAGGCTGACAAAAGAAGAAGGACTGTTGATTGGCAATTGGATGGATGACGGGGACGGGGAATTAAGTTTCGACCAAATTGATTATCCATGGGATATGGCAAATTTCCCTTGGTGTTCTGTTAAAAAGCATCAACGCGATATGCTGATGGCAGAATGGTTTTATAACCGTACCCTTTATCTCGTGTTAAGAGACAGTGAGGATGATGTGATTGGGTATCGCAGATGCAACATTGTCCAGCCAGTAGAACAGAATTTGGCGGGTGTTTATCACCATTTGGGCGATTGTTATCAACCCTCCTCGAGGGGCACCGCCCTTCTTATTGCAGCACGCACGGATTTTCAAAATGTTGATGGAAAACAAGCTGCTTCTTTTGCTGTTTTGGTTCATGCGACCCCCAAACAACATATCCCTTTGGGCAGACTTTGGTGTGAGTGCAATGAACTGATTGGCGGGGTGGAGATCATCAAAACGCCCGTTACTATTCCTTTGCGCGGTGATGTTCGCGAGCAATTCAAGATTTTATTGAGGTTTTAA
- a CDS encoding baseplate J/gp47 family protein: protein MTEFEQLPLPQILEELSVEAILEQKITRLTKLFAAQNIPYNVEKTAYDPVVIQLQAAAYEELLLRQRANEVARDNLLAFARGTSLDHLGDFHGVTRLLDEDDERYRRRIRLNRQGHSTGGTVPRYQYFALSSDIRVKDAFVYRVGKSPLIHVALFSDSPSGIADEALIAKVQAALDEKQVKMTNDHILVKSAVQRIIDVHADLWLLPNEGPFVLEKAVNNLQTEWARAQRLGRDLSLSWILSRLMVEGVHHVILTQPLTDIVVAPDEAVALGEIVLSKRGHAY from the coding sequence ATGACAGAATTTGAGCAATTGCCCCTCCCACAAATTCTTGAAGAACTTTCTGTTGAGGCCATTTTAGAGCAAAAAATCACCCGTTTAACCAAGCTTTTTGCCGCACAGAATATCCCTTATAATGTGGAAAAGACGGCTTATGATCCCGTGGTTATTCAATTGCAAGCAGCCGCTTATGAAGAACTGCTGTTGCGCCAGCGGGCAAATGAGGTTGCGCGGGATAATCTCCTTGCTTTTGCGCGTGGGACAAGTTTAGACCATTTGGGGGATTTTCATGGGGTTACCCGCCTTTTGGATGAGGATGATGAACGCTATCGTCGCCGTATTCGTTTGAATAGACAAGGGCACTCCACGGGTGGCACAGTCCCACGTTATCAATATTTTGCCCTCTCAAGCGATATCCGTGTCAAGGATGCTTTTGTTTATCGTGTGGGAAAAAGCCCGCTTATTCATGTTGCGCTTTTTAGCGATAGCCCTTCTGGTATTGCCGATGAGGCTTTGATTGCCAAGGTACAAGCAGCTCTTGATGAAAAACAGGTTAAAATGACCAATGATCATATCCTTGTAAAAAGTGCTGTACAGCGGATTATCGATGTGCATGCTGATCTCTGGTTGTTGCCCAATGAAGGTCCCTTTGTTTTGGAAAAGGCCGTGAACAATTTGCAAACGGAATGGGCACGCGCGCAAAGGCTTGGGCGTGATCTGTCTTTAAGTTGGATACTAAGCCGCTTGATGGTTGAAGGTGTCCACCATGTGATTTTAACACAGCCCTTAACAGATATTGTGGTCGCGCCTGATGAGGCGGTGGCTTTAGGGGAGATTGTCTTGTCTAAACGGGGGCATGCTTATTGA
- a CDS encoding GPW/gp25 family protein, producing the protein MRCGVNEKDGSLLYGWAHCCQSLRKCLTTKIGTRVLRRHYGCDVGAFQDANADPATILQLYQAIVQALNDPECGEPGFSLQKIDLIKATREGTFHFVLTGVFYPDGHLGDWSHKEPISFDLEVGDDRI; encoded by the coding sequence ATGCGCTGTGGAGTAAACGAAAAGGATGGCTCTCTGTTATATGGTTGGGCGCACTGCTGTCAGTCCCTTCGTAAATGTTTGACAACAAAAATTGGCACACGGGTTTTGCGGCGTCATTATGGGTGTGATGTTGGAGCTTTCCAAGATGCCAATGCTGATCCTGCGACAATATTGCAGCTTTATCAAGCAATTGTACAAGCTTTAAATGATCCAGAATGTGGAGAGCCTGGATTTTCGTTGCAAAAGATTGATCTGATAAAAGCAACGCGGGAGGGAACATTCCACTTTGTTCTCACAGGTGTGTTTTATCCCGATGGGCATTTGGGGGATTGGTCACATAAGGAGCCGATAAGTTTCGATTTAGAGGTGGGTGATGACAGAATTTGA
- a CDS encoding baseplate assembly protein: protein MNDAHLIAATFRQIMKRLDKLELCLANQHMIGRVAEVDGHRVRVQVFSQGEKGQAVLSPWLQAQEAAGAVSSNMPLNVGDPVRLFNPHGEIGSASLVVRDSYSEEAPNPAHQHQELALCYAGGALRITKEGLILSHGENQIHLSEKGLLLCHQETRVALNESVQIQAEDLYHNQTSVGADHKHGGVKIGPSTTSSPL from the coding sequence ATGAATGATGCCCATCTCATTGCTGCGACCTTTCGGCAAATTATGAAACGGTTGGATAAGCTTGAACTCTGTCTTGCCAACCAGCACATGATTGGGCGGGTTGCAGAAGTTGATGGTCATAGGGTGCGGGTGCAAGTCTTCTCACAGGGAGAAAAGGGGCAGGCGGTGTTATCGCCTTGGTTGCAAGCACAAGAAGCAGCAGGGGCTGTTTCGAGCAATATGCCTTTAAATGTTGGTGATCCGGTGCGGTTGTTTAATCCCCATGGGGAAATAGGTTCGGCTTCTTTGGTGGTTCGTGATAGCTATAGTGAGGAAGCGCCAAATCCCGCACATCAACACCAAGAGTTAGCGCTCTGTTATGCCGGTGGCGCTTTGCGTATTACAAAAGAGGGACTTATCCTCTCCCATGGGGAAAATCAAATCCATTTGAGTGAAAAAGGTTTGCTGCTTTGTCATCAGGAAACCCGTGTTGCGCTCAATGAAAGCGTACAGATTCAAGCAGAAGATTTGTACCATAATCAAACATCTGTTGGAGCAGACCACAAACATGGTGGGGTCAAAATTGGTCCCTCTACAACCTCTAGTCCTCTTTAA
- a CDS encoding phage virion morphogenesis protein, whose product MSISTPIEIKEMGLEAALSFLQKGADSSMGTLAQGVGRLLQESTRRRIQSEKTSPQGEKWQNNYARTSILYASGALSRSIDMVASPEKVIIGSGLVYARIHQLGGVIRPKNGSTLRFFLNSSKAQRFVCVHQVTMPARPYLGLSERNKVEIVKAAEDWLERTFS is encoded by the coding sequence ATGAGCATTTCCACCCCTATTGAAATTAAAGAAATGGGGCTTGAAGCGGCTCTGTCTTTTTTGCAAAAAGGCGCTGATAGTTCGATGGGAACTTTAGCGCAAGGGGTGGGGCGTCTGTTGCAAGAGAGCACGAGGCGGCGGATTCAAAGTGAAAAAACCTCTCCTCAAGGAGAGAAGTGGCAAAACAATTACGCCCGCACCTCCATTCTTTATGCCAGCGGAGCATTGTCACGCTCTATTGATATGGTGGCATCCCCAGAAAAGGTCATCATTGGCAGTGGTTTGGTTTATGCCCGTATTCACCAATTGGGTGGGGTTATCCGCCCTAAAAATGGCAGCACCCTTCGCTTTTTTCTTAACAGCAGCAAAGCACAGCGCTTTGTTTGTGTCCACCAAGTAACGATGCCAGCACGCCCTTATTTAGGGCTTTCAGAGCGCAATAAAGTGGAAATTGTCAAAGCAGCAGAGGATTGGTTGGAAAGGACCTTTTCATGA
- a CDS encoding gp436 family protein, with the protein MAYANKTLIEELWGDDFLDDLCGIGENPDKALSDQAIFRALEQASGEIDAHLSHRYCVPIAGQPTALGMICVNIAVYNLAIRHTALTTTIEDRHKQAIDLLKRIAEGKAGLGLDEPKIMSEDGPVRDGAFFHAKPRLMGR; encoded by the coding sequence ATGGCTTATGCAAATAAAACCTTGATTGAAGAGCTCTGGGGTGACGATTTCTTGGATGATTTGTGCGGGATTGGCGAAAATCCAGACAAAGCACTCTCTGATCAAGCAATTTTTCGTGCGCTAGAACAAGCAAGTGGTGAGATTGATGCCCATCTGTCTCATCGCTACTGCGTCCCGATTGCCGGACAGCCAACAGCGTTGGGCATGATTTGTGTCAATATTGCTGTTTATAATTTAGCCATCCGCCATACGGCTCTTACCACCACTATTGAAGATCGTCACAAACAGGCGATTGATCTTCTCAAACGCATTGCGGAGGGCAAAGCGGGTTTAGGTTTAGATGAACCAAAAATTATGAGTGAAGATGGGCCGGTGCGTGATGGTGCTTTTTTTCACGCAAAACCACGTTTGATGGGGCGGTAA
- a CDS encoding major capsid protein, giving the protein MNRPFPIDPTLTAIAIGYRNPAGSLIGDKVLPRVSVLSEVFKYSEFPLAENFTVPELEVGRKGRPNVIEFSAFEREASVKDYGLDDLIPNSDIEAAARARAEKRSRYNPEKTAVEGLANLLELGREVRVAAFVQARENYAPERVIDLKGENKFSDYDKSDPYATLDEAMDKSLVYTPNTIVMGKVVWSKLKRHPKIIKAVKGGGTADGFVTKAQFADLMEIHPERLLIGESQVNLARKGRAAQLARVWGNKIALLYIDPTKQQADGSVISWGFSAQLGERLSGVISDPDIGLSGGKRVRVGERVCELVAAKDAGVLLQEVV; this is encoded by the coding sequence ATGAACAGACCTTTTCCCATTGATCCAACACTTACCGCTATTGCTATTGGTTATCGCAATCCAGCAGGTTCTCTTATTGGCGACAAAGTTTTGCCCCGTGTTTCTGTTTTAAGCGAGGTGTTTAAATATAGTGAATTTCCCTTAGCGGAAAATTTTACCGTTCCTGAACTTGAGGTTGGCCGCAAAGGACGCCCGAATGTGATAGAATTTTCGGCCTTTGAACGGGAAGCCAGTGTCAAAGATTATGGGCTTGATGATCTCATTCCCAATTCGGATATTGAAGCAGCGGCAAGGGCACGGGCAGAAAAACGCTCTCGTTATAACCCCGAAAAGACAGCTGTGGAGGGTCTTGCCAATTTGCTGGAATTGGGGCGTGAAGTGCGTGTTGCAGCCTTTGTACAAGCGCGTGAAAATTATGCTCCAGAGCGGGTGATTGATCTTAAGGGCGAGAATAAGTTTAGCGATTACGACAAATCAGATCCTTATGCTACTTTAGATGAGGCAATGGATAAAAGCCTTGTCTATACGCCAAACACCATTGTTATGGGTAAAGTCGTTTGGTCAAAACTCAAACGCCATCCCAAAATTATCAAAGCTGTTAAAGGGGGTGGCACTGCGGATGGTTTTGTCACCAAGGCGCAATTTGCCGATCTGATGGAAATACACCCTGAGCGTTTACTCATTGGTGAATCGCAAGTGAATTTGGCACGCAAAGGGCGCGCAGCACAATTGGCGCGGGTTTGGGGCAATAAGATAGCACTGCTTTATATTGATCCCACCAAACAACAGGCGGATGGTTCGGTGATTAGTTGGGGCTTTAGCGCCCAATTGGGAGAGCGTTTGTCTGGGGTGATCTCTGATCCAGATATCGGTTTATCGGGTGGTAAACGGGTGCGTGTGGGTGAACGGGTGTGTGAATTGGTGGCAGCCAAAGATGCTGGTGTTTTGCTGCAAGAGGTTGTCTGA
- a CDS encoding capsid cement protein, producing the protein MSTMILIKSFRAGDEISPYCIVAARGEGCVVTASGKTDKLLGTAGSLSAKAGEMVDIGQCGWGEVVCGGNVSFGDFLTSDAKGRAIKAEGTDRTIGLAMSDGSAGDVISFKIN; encoded by the coding sequence ATGAGTACAATGATTTTGATTAAATCTTTTCGCGCCGGTGATGAGATTTCGCCTTATTGCATTGTTGCGGCACGCGGTGAGGGATGTGTGGTCACCGCTTCTGGTAAAACAGATAAATTATTAGGGACTGCAGGGTCTTTGAGCGCAAAGGCTGGTGAGATGGTTGATATTGGCCAATGTGGTTGGGGCGAAGTGGTTTGTGGAGGCAATGTTTCCTTTGGTGATTTTTTGACCTCCGATGCTAAGGGGCGCGCCATAAAGGCTGAAGGAACAGATCGCACGATTGGACTTGCCATGAGTGATGGTTCTGCTGGTGATGTTATTTCTTTTAAAATAAATTAG
- a CDS encoding phage protease: MEQEFHEDQEDGHAGTFHDGAVHTALIDLCPEVLCQDNLCEDISCQDNLCENMTGKQAPEWVEILPKAPHVKARDGREWHYNPQRILKAFEANKGPLVIDYEHGQHHRAQKGLEAPASGWIEELAERDGAIWGRVKWTEVAAKKIITREYRYLSPEFRHSKKGEILQLAGAGLVNRPALVMTALSSQQPLDPPLTTDVEKDMDLTAIASALSLSKDVRLDEILAAVAAREKERVELNAQLTEARDQLSLLQAEQKNDAIERLLDKAIEEGKILPAAREEYRALCSLEGGMEHFRSLLEKLPTLASTSPLERSFLRQEQNLAPEDVAVAARHYQQEQAQKGHFITISQAVDTVCEQKERQL; encoded by the coding sequence ATGGAACAGGAATTTCACGAAGATCAAGAGGATGGGCATGCTGGGACATTTCATGATGGGGCAGTTCATACCGCATTGATTGATCTTTGCCCAGAGGTTTTGTGCCAAGATAATCTATGTGAAGACATTTCATGCCAAGACAATTTATGTGAAAACATGACAGGCAAACAAGCGCCTGAATGGGTAGAGATTTTACCAAAAGCGCCCCATGTGAAAGCACGTGATGGGCGAGAATGGCATTATAACCCGCAAAGGATTTTAAAAGCTTTTGAGGCAAATAAAGGACCGCTTGTGATTGATTATGAGCATGGGCAACATCACCGTGCACAAAAAGGTTTAGAAGCACCGGCGAGTGGTTGGATTGAAGAATTAGCAGAGCGGGATGGTGCGATTTGGGGACGGGTTAAGTGGACTGAGGTAGCAGCCAAAAAAATTATTACCCGTGAATATCGCTATCTTTCGCCTGAGTTTCGCCATTCTAAGAAAGGTGAAATTTTGCAGTTAGCTGGTGCTGGTTTGGTCAATCGTCCAGCCCTTGTCATGACGGCTTTAAGCAGTCAACAGCCTTTAGACCCCCCTTTAACAACTGATGTGGAGAAAGATATGGATTTGACAGCCATTGCTAGCGCACTCTCGCTTTCAAAAGATGTGCGGCTTGATGAAATTTTAGCCGCTGTTGCGGCACGCGAAAAGGAACGTGTGGAATTGAATGCCCAATTAACAGAGGCACGCGATCAATTGTCTCTTTTACAGGCAGAGCAAAAAAATGATGCGATTGAGAGGCTTTTAGATAAAGCTATTGAAGAGGGCAAAATTTTGCCAGCTGCGCGTGAGGAATATCGGGCACTGTGTAGCCTTGAAGGGGGCATGGAGCATTTTAGAAGTTTGCTTGAGAAGTTGCCCACTCTTGCTTCAACAAGTCCTTTAGAGCGCTCTTTTCTGAGACAAGAACAAAATCTTGCACCAGAAGATGTTGCTGTTGCGGCACGCCATTATCAACAAGAACAAGCGCAAAAAGGGCACTTTATCACCATTAGCCAAGCGGTTGACACTGTTTGCGAACAAAAGGAGCGCCAGTTATGA
- a CDS encoding phage head morphogenesis protein: MDEELFKTAPKEVTRYFAAKAVVPSFDWRDIAPEEHAFSFTVAKSVGYDILDDFKRAVGEAIKNRLPFQDFQKNLMPLLQEKGWWGRKSVLDPQSGEKSVVQLGSPRRLETVYWANTMSAHAAGEWERTQNNKEFLPYLTYALSSSEHKRLEHESWVGFTAPVDDPVWDWLYPPNGWRCKCSVRQVSRYEAENLGYEEDAAPFQVEQKVWHNKRTGKVEKIPKGIDPGWNSNPGKHRAQNLSRFLSDKITMMPEERKRIAIEDIVGSPLLQAMFEERLPRGFLPIAPMTSKVCEVFATDSSLVRLSSDSVKHILLEHQARDLSLDDFRGAIQTLIRPHGIIRRKDAQSVVFLGENEGAWWRFAVKWVASKQEWWLISMHKKSFREIQRLLNAAEKKGERLL, encoded by the coding sequence ATGGATGAGGAACTTTTCAAAACAGCTCCCAAAGAGGTCACACGTTATTTTGCCGCCAAGGCTGTTGTTCCAAGCTTTGATTGGCGTGATATAGCACCAGAGGAACATGCTTTTTCCTTTACGGTGGCAAAATCGGTTGGCTATGATATTTTAGATGATTTTAAGCGAGCGGTTGGAGAGGCGATAAAAAATCGACTTCCCTTTCAGGATTTTCAAAAAAATCTGATGCCGCTTTTACAGGAAAAAGGCTGGTGGGGGAGGAAGAGTGTCCTTGATCCACAAAGCGGTGAGAAGAGCGTTGTACAGTTGGGCAGCCCACGGCGTTTAGAAACGGTCTATTGGGCCAATACCATGAGTGCGCATGCGGCAGGTGAGTGGGAGCGTACGCAAAATAATAAAGAGTTTTTGCCTTATCTGACCTATGCGTTGTCCAGTTCAGAGCACAAACGGTTAGAACATGAAAGTTGGGTAGGATTTACAGCACCGGTTGATGACCCGGTTTGGGATTGGCTTTATCCGCCCAATGGTTGGCGGTGTAAATGCAGTGTGCGACAGGTGAGCCGTTATGAAGCAGAAAATTTAGGCTATGAAGAGGATGCAGCCCCATTCCAAGTGGAACAGAAGGTTTGGCACAATAAACGGACAGGGAAAGTTGAAAAGATCCCAAAAGGAATTGATCCTGGTTGGAACTCTAACCCTGGAAAACATCGGGCGCAAAACTTAAGTCGTTTCTTGAGTGATAAAATTACCATGATGCCGGAGGAGCGCAAGCGCATTGCCATTGAAGATATTGTTGGTTCGCCGCTTTTGCAAGCAATGTTTGAAGAGCGTTTGCCGCGTGGATTTCTTCCCATTGCCCCGATGACAAGTAAAGTGTGTGAGGTTTTTGCAACGGACAGTTCCCTTGTCCGCCTCTCTTCAGACAGTGTGAAGCATATTTTGTTGGAGCATCAAGCCCGTGATCTGTCTTTGGATGATTTTCGTGGTGCCATTCAAACCCTCATCCGCCCCCATGGTATCATCAGGCGAAAAGATGCACAGAGCGTTGTGTTTTTAGGTGAAAATGAGGGAGCATGGTGGCGGTTTGCGGTCAAATGGGTAGCTAGCAAACAAGAGTGGTGGCTTATCTCTATGCATAAAAAGAGCTTTAGAGAAATTCAACGTTTATTAAATGCTGCCGAAAAAAAGGGCGAGAGATTGTTGTAG